The genomic segment GGCcctttttttagatcccacgtaTAAGCgataccatatggcattttttctttctctttctgacttacttcacttagaatgacaatctccaggtccatccatgttgctgtaaatggcattattacattctttcttattttttttaatggctgagtggtattccactgtataaatataccacatcttttttaaaaattattttatttattttgggggttttttgtgggggggtaattaggttggtttgtttaacagatgtactggggattgaacccaagacctcgtgcctgccaagcacatgctctaccactgagctatataccctcccccttgtaatgtgctttaaaaaaatttttttaattgaaatatggtcagttacaatgtgtcaatttctggtgtacaacatatcattgtttacatattctttttcattgtgtgcTTCTCTACATGTTCTGTTGAGAAGGGTCAGGCGTCTGTGTTAGTCATGATGCGGACTGTAATAAAACAATACCAGCAGTAATAATTATCAATACCCTCACACTGGTTGGCGGGGGCCAGCACTCAGCTTTGTTGGTCTAGAAACGGTTTAGCAGAGCAGTTGTGAGCTCCTGGCCTGGAGCCTGGCTCAGCACGCAGCTCAGAGCAGAATGAGGCGGTCTGGACCCTTCTGCAGGCTCCTGGTTCCTCTCGAGGTGCTGATCTCACCCTACCCTGGGGGCGACCTCTCTCTGCTTCACAGGCAGGTTTGCACACTCGCTCTCCCCAGGCCTCGGAATGGCCCTGTCGTTGGCCGTGCACGCAGTGCAACCTGTCCCTGCGTGGTCACCTCCACCTCGGACCCGCTCTGAACCCGCCTCTAACCCCGCCTGTGTTGTGTCCCCCCCAGGTCTTCCAGGTGGCGGCGGACCTCCTGGCGTACTGCGAGGCCCACGTTCGGGAGGACCATCTCATCATCCCAGTGCCTGCGTCAGAAAACCCCTTCCAAGAGAAGAAGTTCTTTTGTACCATCCTCTGACTCCGAGTGTTAACTAAAGTATCTTTGTAGCATCGCTGGCAGAGGCCGCGCATGCTCTTCGCTGTAGGGAGGCCGCCCACCCGCCCCTCCCGGACCAGGTCGGCCCCGCCCGCCACGGCTTCTCATTGGTTTTCGTCATTGCATTcgatttcactttttcttttcgtTTTCATGTGATTTTCATGATTAGCAAAGAAAATAGACATTTTTGTAGCCAAATAACGAATGTCCCAAGTAAAAATAAGTGTGGGTCCaagggcttaattttttttttaagcatctaaTTCCTGAGTTTACATACACGTCCAGTTTATACACTGCAATGGGTCAtttatggagaaggaaaaaatgtaCTCAACAATCCCCCATTCACAAAAATTCAGGGTCAAGTTAGAGCTCGTTGACCAGCTGAAGAATATGGGTCAAGTTTCCAGCTCTCTGGAGACAGCCGTTATGGAAGCTTTCTGTTTCCTGCTCTTTCTTCTTCCGGCTGAAAAACAAACAGCGCACATCATCAGCTGGTCTTCTAAACATGCGCCTTCCTGGGGCCCAGACTCGTTTCTCACTGACCGTCACCCGTCACTTCAGAGGTGGTCCTTCTACAAATGTAGGTGTTGGGCGGATACTGTAGAGAGCTTAACCATAAATGTCACACGGTTACATCTATTTCTGTGCTCCAGCCGCGTGGCCAGGGAGACCACCTCCCCTCTCCATAGGCCACCTCTCCCTGCTGCATCTTGTCCTGGCTTCTCCCCTGTAGTTCCAACATGGGCTGCATTACTAAGGACCCGCTCTGGGCCCAGCGCTGGGCCCTGTGGGGGTTCACTAGGGTGGCTCCAGCCAGAGGAGTGaggcagggcagctgctcaccagGCACGATCCGCGGGTCGGAGCAGCCCCACGGATCCACTCCTCTGACAAGAGATAAATTTCCTGAATACAGCTGTATAtaagagagaaactgaggcacagaatgaCTATGCCGTTTCCCTAAGATTGTGGGTGGTAAGCGGGGAGGCTGGGCCCTGAGTGCAGACAGTTGGGCCCCAGAGCCCCACCTGAACCCCTGAGTTACCCTGCCTTCCAGGTCTGCCTGTTCGCAGGTAGGTAGGCAGACGTGCGACAACCTGAGCCACGTGCCACGAAGCATCATCACGGAGGTCCACCTGGCACCCCACTTCTCTCCGCAGGAGCAGGCCTGTCGGGCTCGTCTTCTGAGAGCTTACAGAGGGTGACACATGGCTGCCCCATGAAAGGCTAGAGAGACATGCTTGCAGACACCACCGAAAACAAACTCCTACTGCCCCcgagaaaggaagggaaacaaaCCACAGGAGCAGAGGGCGCTTTGTCCAAGTTTGCTTCTGTTCCATTTGTTTGGAAACTGGGAGCAGCAGCTTACTGTATGATACAGGGCGGGCCACTATATATCTGGAATGTTCCAACCTGCAAATTAGGGGTGATGGTAGTTACTCCTCCTGCCTTTCTGTCTGGGACAGAGGGCAGTGCAACGTGGATGACAGCTCTGATGATCATTTAAAACAAATGCACTCAATACCTGGTATAGTATAGGGAGGGATGAATGTATGACTTCACATATCCACAATTCAGTTGGAGGAATCATGTAAAATTGCCTACAAAGAGGCGAATGTAATTTTCCGATCAGTTAATGACTTGCTACCCTTGTTACATGGTTTCAGGATGCTTTTATTCTTGGCTGCTTTGGCTAAAGCCCATTCTTCATTTCGTGAAAACTCCCTGATAATGCCAGTGTCCTTAGGAAGCTGTGTGCTAAGACAGTCTCAGAATTGTATGCTGTCCGTGACAAAGAGACTTCACAGCCTCCTCTGTTTTGGTTGATGACCAGGCTCTCTTTATTCTGTGGTCTGTGTCAACATCATTAACCTGATAAagcaaaagcacaatccataaaagcACATTAGAGAGGCCCACAAAGTGGGACAGCCCAGAAACTGGCTAAATcaggtcaagaaaaaaaaaaatgtgcttctgGTCTTAACCAAACTTTCTCccctttgttttcactttttgctgCCCCTCCAGattctcctctccctttcccacttttcccttttcctcccctcttccttgcATCCCTCCATGAGATGCTTTCTGTCCTTCCGTGACAACATTTCCTTCCACACCTATGGCGTTTTGTGTGGCTTGCCCCTTCTAATGTGTCCTTTAAAGTCAAGTGCAGGCACACGTGCTGTGAGGTATGCAAACGTGTGcaccagctcctcccctccaAGTCGCTGGGAGCTGATGAAGTGGGGTGCACCAGTTGTCATTTGGTGTTTCCAGCTTGGCTGTCTAGCAGCTGACCCCTTTCCTAAATGGGGAACTCACCCCTTATGTATAAATTGGGTGGGATACAGTACCCCCTCCCACTGTGGATGCTGAAGTGGGGGAGGGCTTCCCTGTCTCTCAGGTGCACGCTCCTTTCCCAGCACCAGAGTGCCCAGTGACCCAGGGCAAAGTCCTGGGACTCCCGTGCTTGGGACTGTGAGCTCAGAGCTAGTGACACAAAAATTTAGGGATGCTGAGATTCATTTCATGAGAGCTGCAGTTGTTGGGGGGCAGCAGTGTTCAAGCAGGGGAGGTGTCTAGGACTGGTAGGCTTCAGGGATGGTGTGTCCACTGGTAACGTCAAGGGATGGCCGAGTCACAAGCAGACCATTTCTGCTCCATTCTTTGGCCCCACTGAGCTGCCTCTGTCCCTACCCAGGTCTCCTTCCCAGCTTTCCCAGTTCTCTGAGCCTCCAAGCTTCATCCAAGAAATTCCCTCCTCTTCTACAAAATAGCCTGGGTTGAATGTATGTGTCACATGACCTAAAAACTCCATTCCCAAGTGAACagaaatgtgtatgtattttcaccAAAAGAAGGGTACTAGAATGTTCTAGAAGCACTGCTCATAATAACCCCAGACTGGAAAGCACCCAGATGCCCatgttgaatggataaacaaatcatGGTGTGTCTGCACTGTGAAGCCCTGGGATGCTTCGGCAGGTGCACACACAACATCTCACAAGAGAAGGCAGGTCCGGGACCAGGTGGTTCCACGTCTATCAAGTGCGAACCCCAGCAGGGCTCACCTCCACTGTGGCAAGCAGGGAGGTGAGTGACTCTGGGGGCCTGGTCACCAGAAGGGCACAAGGGAGCTTCTTGGATGTTCTGTTTCTTGGTCTGGT from the Vicugna pacos chromosome 34, VicPac4, whole genome shotgun sequence genome contains:
- the LOC107035100 gene encoding guanine nucleotide-binding protein G(I)/G(S)/G(O) subunit gamma-4-like isoform X2 yields the protein MKEGMSSNSTTSISQARKAVEQLKMKACMDKVKVFQVAADLLAYCEAHVREDHLIIPVPASENPFQEKKFFCTIL